The Denticeps clupeoides chromosome 5, fDenClu1.1, whole genome shotgun sequence genome includes a region encoding these proteins:
- the LOC114790851 gene encoding transcription elongation factor A N-terminal and central domain-containing protein-like — protein sequence MDTTELTRLSRQLEKLHEDCDYGDIVSLLSPLATCHVTLEQLQDTDIGRVLHRLVRSCPNTGVQRHAKALLSCWRKRHTQRLKLRSSDDVTSCLVHAGSESTGGADEEALQKQDSTSETHTSAIREKCVELLASAVDPEGSEENPTLARNIESHVYSLHKSNVTRYKSCVRSKVANLRNPKCAHLRRTLLAGTLAPEAFAAMSAAEMAGPELRRLRDVYTAEAIDEHQLPRGVEGTPTRRLRCRRCRGADCRVSQVSRGTLFLPAWVRQGSPDQDAMTFVTCSACGQQWYQSGWVCF from the coding sequence atggaCACCACGGAGCTCACACGGCTCAGCAGACAGCTAGAGAAGCTCCACGAGGACTGTGACTATGGAGACATCGTGTCCCTGCTGTCCCCCCTCGCCACGTGTCACGTGAccctggagcagctgcaggacaCCGACATCGGCCGGGTCCTGCACCGACTCGTCAGGTCCTGCCCCAACACCGGCGTGCAGAGACACGCCAAGGCCCTGCTGTCTTGCTGGAGGAAACGTCACACGCAGCGTCTGAAGCTCAGGAGCAgcgatgacgtcacttcctgtcTCGTCCACGCTGGCTCAGAGTCCACGGGAGGAGCAGATGAGGAAGCTCTTCAGAAGCAGGACTCAACATCTGAAACCCACACCAGCGCCATACGGGAGAAGTGTGTGGAGCTGCTGGCGTCTGCTGTGGATCCGGAAGGTTCCGAGGAGAACCCAACCCTCGCCAGGAACATCGAGAGTCACGTTTACTCGCTGCACAAGTCGAACGTGACCAGGTACAAATCGTGCGTCCGCAGCAAGGTGGCCAACCTCCGGAACCCCAAGTGCGCCCACCTACGCCGGACCCTGCTGGCGGGGACCCTGGCACCCGAAGCCTTCGCCGCCATGTCGGCAGCGGAGATGGCGGGGCCCGAGCTGCGGCGGCTGAGGGACGTTTACACCGCGGAGGCCATCGACGAGCATCAGCTGCCCCGCGGGGTGGAGGGCACGCCCACGCGCCGGCTCCGCTGCCGCCGGTGCCGGGGCGCGGACTGCAGGGTGTCGCAGGTCTCCCGCGGGACGCTGTTTCTGCCCGCCTGGGTGCGCCAGGGCAGCCCTGACCAGGATGCCATGACCTTCGTCACCTGCTCGGCCTGCGGCCAGCAGTGGTACCAGAGTGGCTGGGTGTGTTTTTGA
- the LOC114789975 gene encoding neuronal membrane glycoprotein M6-b-like codes for MDGVKPAMENNEENQEENQESKGCFECCIKCLGGVPYASLIATILCFAGVTLFCGCGHVALTGTLTMLENHFSTVRTDHASLTNVIQILQYTIYGIGPFLLVYGVVLLAEGFYTTSAVKDLQNEFKTSVCGRCITATFMFLTYVLALAWLGIFGFSAIPVFLFYNMWNTCAAMRSPMANITSPDSICVDVRQYGVIPWNATPGKACGSALGDICNTSEFYLSYHLYIVACAGAGATVIALIHYLMILAANWGYLKDAVQTHVYQDIKTKDDQELTDVQSRSKEAINSYS; via the exons GCTGCTTTGAGTGCTGCATTAAGTGTCTGGGGGGCGTGCCCTATGCCTCATTGATCGCCACCATCCTTTGCTTCGCGGGCGTGACCCTGTTCTGTGGGTGTGGCCACGTGGCACTGACCGGAACGCTGACCATGCTGGAGAACCACTTTTCCACTGTGCGAACCGACCACGCCTCCCTTACTAATGT caTTCAGATCCTTCAGTACACCATCTACGGCATCGGGCCCTTCCTCCTGGTGTACGGCGTCGTCCTGCTGGCCGAGGGCTTCTACACCACCAGCGCCGTCAAAGACCTTCAGAACGAGTTCAAGACCAGCGTGTGTGGCCGCTGCATCACCGCTACG TTCATGTTTCTGACCTACGTCCTGGCCCTGGCATGGCTGGGCATCTTTGGCTTCTCCGCCATCCCCGTCTTCCTCTTCTACAACATGTGGAACACCTGCGCTGCCATGAGGTCGCCGATGGCCAACATCACGTCGCCGGACAGTATCTGTGTGGACGTGCGGCAGTACG GTGTGATTCCATGGAACGCCACCCCAGGAAAAGCCTGTGGCTCCGCCCTGGGAGACATCTGCAACACCAGTGAG TTCTACCTGTCCTACCACCTCTACATCGTGGCGTGTGCCGGAGCCGGAGCCACTGTCATCGCTCTG ATCCACTATCTCATGATCCTGGCTGCCAACTGGGGGTACCTGAAGGATGCGGTTCAGACCCACGTCTACCAGGACATCAAAACCAAGGACGACCAGGAGCTCACAGACGTGCAGTCGCGCTCAAAGGAGGCCATTAACTCCTACTCATAA